One Nostoc punctiforme PCC 73102 DNA window includes the following coding sequences:
- a CDS encoding sulfite oxidase, with protein sequence MSDENLFDQEDYLQARVDECIWQKSTDAGISRQRFLKILATMVGATAIGGLAKPAPAHSQAAVKTKGSKILKPLPPGYISHSKGTLEMNWEAMYERGYLVPNDWFYVHNRSTPPPFDPSIWRLQIHGTGVSVPCEFTYDEIITMPSISVTCAIECAANGRRFFEEAYNTPLSGTRWRLGAIGVAEWTGVPLSILLERAGLKSTAKDVLVEGADVDSLDSKGTNKSKFSSVVPISKALADNSLVVYAMNGEPLPPDHGQPCRVLFPGWGGNANVKWIERIEVSETPIYTQWVTEQMVLVGADYPAIAPYKGKLITYQNVKSAFELAWPATLSARTHLLRGRSWSGKGKIARVEVSLDGGKTWQLARLREPNFPFAWTRWDIEWNPVPGEYFLQARATDNLGNTQPNTVPWNDFGLLYGGIVSHPVTVRG encoded by the coding sequence TTGAGCGATGAGAACCTCTTTGACCAAGAGGATTATCTACAGGCACGGGTTGATGAGTGCATCTGGCAAAAAAGCACAGATGCAGGTATTTCGCGCCAGCGCTTTCTGAAAATACTAGCCACGATGGTTGGCGCAACAGCCATCGGGGGTTTAGCTAAACCTGCGCCTGCTCACAGTCAGGCAGCTGTTAAAACTAAGGGCAGTAAAATACTTAAACCATTACCACCAGGGTATATCTCCCATAGCAAAGGCACGTTAGAGATGAACTGGGAAGCGATGTATGAGCGTGGTTATTTAGTACCAAACGATTGGTTTTATGTTCACAACCGCAGTACACCTCCTCCCTTTGACCCATCTATATGGCGTTTGCAAATTCATGGAACTGGCGTTTCTGTCCCTTGCGAGTTCACTTACGATGAAATCATCACTATGCCTTCCATCTCAGTAACATGTGCCATTGAGTGTGCTGCTAATGGTCGGCGTTTCTTTGAAGAGGCTTACAACACACCACTCTCTGGAACCCGATGGAGGCTTGGGGCCATTGGTGTGGCTGAGTGGACTGGTGTACCACTGAGCATATTATTAGAGCGGGCTGGATTGAAATCTACAGCAAAAGATGTACTTGTTGAGGGTGCAGATGTGGATTCGTTGGACTCAAAAGGGACAAATAAATCTAAATTCAGCAGTGTAGTTCCAATTAGCAAAGCATTAGCAGATAACTCGCTCGTCGTCTATGCAATGAATGGAGAACCATTACCTCCAGATCATGGCCAGCCATGCCGTGTCTTATTCCCTGGTTGGGGAGGAAACGCCAACGTTAAATGGATTGAGCGGATTGAGGTTTCTGAAACACCGATATATACCCAGTGGGTAACGGAGCAGATGGTACTGGTTGGTGCAGATTACCCTGCGATCGCACCATATAAAGGTAAGCTGATTACCTATCAAAATGTTAAAAGCGCTTTCGAGTTGGCTTGGCCCGCTACGCTTTCGGCTCGAACCCATTTACTACGTGGACGTTCTTGGTCTGGGAAAGGAAAAATTGCCCGTGTAGAAGTCAGTCTAGATGGCGGTAAAACTTGGCAGCTTGCACGACTGAGAGAACCAAACTTTCCATTTGCATGGACACGATGGGACATTGAATGGAACCCAGTTCCTGGCGAATATTTTCTCCAAGCTCGTGCTACTGACAATTTAGGTAACACACAACCTAATACGGTTCCGTGGAATGATTTTGGATTGCTCTACGGAGGCATTGTTAGCCATCCGGTGACAGTACGGGGATGA